In a single window of the Veillonella sp. genome:
- the yqeB gene encoding selenium-dependent molybdenum cofactor biosynthesis protein YqeB — protein MKPLVLMRGGGDIASGAVYRLKRAGYPVVINEIAIPTMIRREVCYGNAVHRGEMILERFVARHVTLSEVKDTLAEGVIPVVTSSYEELLDTLKPAIVVDAILSKKNLGTKRDDADLVIGVGPGFTAGDDVDVVIETMRGHYLGRCIYDGPAQPNTGIPGNVGGYTHERVIHSPKAGLFTAKRHIGDSVQANEVIGYVDEEPVRAKITGILRGILKSGLIVSDHFKLADVDARCEESHCYSISDKSLAVGGGVLEAVTAWDYERNQDGNDL, from the coding sequence ATGAAACCATTAGTGCTTATGCGTGGAGGCGGAGATATCGCTTCTGGCGCTGTATATAGATTGAAACGTGCAGGCTATCCGGTAGTGATTAACGAAATCGCTATTCCTACCATGATTCGCCGAGAAGTATGTTACGGTAATGCCGTGCATCGTGGGGAAATGATTTTGGAACGCTTTGTAGCTCGTCATGTAACCCTTAGCGAAGTAAAGGATACATTGGCAGAAGGTGTTATTCCTGTAGTAACTAGCTCCTATGAAGAATTATTAGATACATTGAAGCCAGCCATTGTGGTGGATGCTATCTTAAGCAAAAAAAATCTTGGTACCAAACGTGATGATGCAGATCTCGTCATAGGTGTAGGGCCAGGCTTTACTGCTGGGGACGATGTAGATGTGGTTATTGAAACTATGCGTGGTCATTATTTAGGTCGCTGTATCTACGATGGCCCGGCGCAACCTAATACGGGTATTCCTGGTAATGTAGGTGGTTATACTCATGAGCGTGTTATTCACTCTCCAAAGGCTGGTCTATTTACAGCTAAGCGTCATATTGGAGATTCTGTACAAGCCAATGAAGTTATTGGTTATGTAGATGAAGAGCCAGTACGCGCTAAAATTACAGGTATTCTTAGAGGTATTCTTAAGAGCGGACTCATCGTATCTGACCATTTTAAATTGGCCGATGTAGATGCTCGTTGTGAAGAATCTCATTGTTATAGTATTTCAGATAAATCTCTTGCTGTTGGTGGCGGTGTTTTAGAAGCCGTTACTGCATGGGATTATGAAAGGAATCAAGATGGAAACGATCTATGA
- a CDS encoding (2Fe-2S)-binding protein: MELVLNINNKNVTVNVPTDEMLLDTLRNLGYYSVRCGCDTTNCGLCTVWVDDEIILSCAYPTFRAPGHKITTLEGLQEETELLADCIASEGADQCGFCTTGMMMSAINLKRKNPKASDDEIREYLIGNLCRCTGYESQLRGVRKFLEGGLK; encoded by the coding sequence ATGGAATTAGTACTTAATATTAATAATAAAAATGTAACTGTTAATGTGCCAACGGATGAAATGTTGTTGGATACATTGCGTAATCTTGGTTACTACAGCGTACGTTGTGGCTGTGACACAACAAACTGTGGTCTTTGCACTGTATGGGTAGATGACGAAATTATCTTGTCTTGTGCATATCCTACATTCCGTGCACCAGGTCACAAAATTACTACATTAGAAGGCTTACAAGAAGAGACTGAATTATTGGCGGATTGTATTGCTAGCGAAGGTGCTGACCAATGTGGTTTCTGCACAACTGGCATGATGATGAGTGCTATCAATTTGAAACGTAAAAATCCAAAGGCTAGTGATGATGAAATCCGCGAGTATCTCATCGGTAACTTGTGCCGTTGTACTGGCTATGAATCACAACTTCGAGGGGTTCGTAAATTCTTAGAAGGAGGCCTGAAATAA
- a CDS encoding NTP transferase domain-containing protein, producing MTYVKAKSNTAFSPMRDPIDRRPLHIGIVLLVGGQSKRMGCNKQLLPWRGKTVLDAVCGALHCGWNDSVELTESCKLPFVAVTGDDHERLEPIVTSYGFEVVQNEHPNRGQGLSIAIGVRHLVENSPIPLDGILCSVGDQPLLTGNVVHQVISAFSDNFHSKTIVVPHYGANYQSGNPVLFGSHWFEPLQHIQGDQGGKTIIRGDGKDHVIKLWIRDDIGCDIDTPDDFERLKERESEAL from the coding sequence ATGACTTATGTGAAAGCAAAATCTAATACCGCTTTCAGTCCCATGAGAGACCCCATAGACCGTCGTCCTTTGCATATTGGCATTGTCCTCCTCGTAGGAGGTCAATCCAAGCGCATGGGATGTAATAAGCAACTTTTACCTTGGCGTGGTAAAACTGTTTTAGATGCGGTCTGTGGGGCTCTTCATTGTGGATGGAATGATTCGGTAGAACTTACTGAATCCTGTAAACTACCTTTTGTAGCGGTTACTGGTGATGATCATGAAAGATTAGAACCTATAGTTACGAGCTATGGGTTTGAAGTGGTTCAGAATGAACATCCTAATCGTGGACAAGGCCTGTCCATAGCGATAGGAGTACGTCATTTGGTAGAAAACTCACCAATACCGCTAGACGGCATTCTTTGCTCTGTAGGGGATCAACCACTACTGACTGGGAATGTTGTACATCAGGTCATTAGTGCATTTAGTGATAACTTTCATTCGAAAACTATCGTCGTCCCACATTATGGGGCGAATTATCAGTCGGGAAATCCTGTTCTCTTTGGTTCGCATTGGTTTGAACCTTTACAACATATCCAAGGGGACCAAGGGGGCAAGACCATCATTCGTGGTGATGGTAAAGACCATGTTATCAAATTGTGGATTCGTGACGATATTGGATGTGATATTGACACACCCGATGATTTTGAGCGTTTAAAAGAACGTGAAAGTGAGGCATTATGA
- a CDS encoding YbbR-like domain-containing protein produces MMIHLKRNWPAKLLSLLAAIVMWFFIMRDQNPVMEVTYTVPVQVQNLDSNYIVEDAPDTVRIVLSGPRDTIITMKADNLRAYIDASGVKPGQNNVTIGFTPPAGMSLVEVKPDTITINVDEYAERKIPVEIVPIGKFSDDVALKSVTIVPKEVTVSGRKQQVNAVNKVVMKVNIAGQTKNFSAVSTLEAWDVSGNVLDVHINPNQGQAQYELNLLRKDKAVPITVPTAGAVADGYEVKSISVTPTQLTVTGREEMIDSVTEIQTEPIDLTGATKGIQGNYNLVLPSGVNSNVTTVHVKVDIQKKTT; encoded by the coding sequence ATGATGATACATTTGAAACGCAATTGGCCAGCTAAGCTGTTATCTTTGTTAGCGGCCATCGTCATGTGGTTCTTTATCATGCGTGACCAGAACCCTGTGATGGAGGTAACCTATACGGTACCTGTACAAGTACAAAATCTTGATTCTAATTACATCGTAGAAGATGCTCCTGATACGGTACGCATTGTATTATCAGGTCCTCGTGACACGATTATTACGATGAAAGCTGATAATCTTCGCGCTTATATTGATGCATCGGGTGTGAAACCAGGTCAAAATAATGTGACAATCGGATTTACACCTCCAGCGGGGATGAGCCTTGTTGAGGTTAAGCCTGATACTATAACAATTAATGTAGACGAATATGCAGAACGAAAAATACCAGTTGAAATTGTTCCAATTGGTAAATTCTCCGACGATGTTGCTCTCAAGTCAGTAACTATTGTACCGAAAGAGGTAACTGTATCTGGCCGTAAACAACAGGTTAATGCTGTGAATAAGGTTGTTATGAAGGTCAATATCGCTGGTCAAACCAAGAACTTTAGTGCTGTTAGTACATTAGAAGCTTGGGATGTATCTGGCAATGTACTAGATGTACATATCAATCCAAACCAAGGTCAGGCACAATATGAACTTAACTTATTGCGTAAAGATAAAGCAGTTCCTATTACAGTACCAACTGCGGGAGCGGTAGCTGATGGATATGAAGTTAAGTCTATATCTGTTACACCAACCCAATTGACTGTAACTGGCCGAGAAGAAATGATTGATTCTGTTACAGAAATTCAAACAGAACCAATTGATCTCACCGGTGCAACGAAGGGAATTCAAGGTAATTACAACTTAGTATTGCCAAGCGGTGTTAATAGTAATGTTACAACAGTACATGTTAAGGTAGATATACAAAAGAAAACAACGTAG
- a CDS encoding epoxyqueuosine reductase, translated as MKDINLQEFCKELHIYEFGIAPWPLPENAKTILYETNPCPFTAADVEERLLGTTEFTPKSAIVCLFPYYVEHNGPSNLSRYTWGTDYHLVINEYLEKLIEKLQKINTSAQFSIHCDTSPLADRYMAYLAGLGFYGKNNCFISPKWGSYVMIGTILTTLEFEPNTPLEQSCMGCNRCITACLGQCLGHEEFKYDTCKSYLTQKKGELTDQEQHIIAKTPLVFGCDVCQEVCPHNQGIPTTPIPEFQQIEPHIDINELEMLTNKEFKAKYGHRAFSWRGKKILIRNQNIIERK; from the coding sequence ATGAAAGATATAAATTTACAAGAATTTTGCAAAGAATTACATATTTATGAATTTGGTATTGCCCCTTGGCCTCTACCTGAAAATGCAAAAACCATTTTGTACGAAACTAATCCCTGTCCATTTACAGCTGCAGATGTGGAGGAACGACTACTAGGAACAACTGAGTTCACACCTAAAAGTGCTATTGTCTGTCTCTTTCCATACTACGTAGAACATAATGGTCCATCCAATCTGTCCCGCTATACATGGGGCACAGATTATCACCTGGTCATTAATGAATATTTAGAAAAACTTATTGAAAAATTACAAAAAATAAATACTTCAGCTCAGTTTTCTATACATTGTGACACCTCTCCCTTGGCAGACCGTTACATGGCATACTTAGCGGGCCTTGGCTTTTATGGCAAAAACAATTGTTTTATCAGTCCTAAATGGGGATCCTATGTTATGATAGGAACAATTTTAACTACCTTAGAATTTGAGCCGAACACACCACTTGAACAATCTTGCATGGGTTGTAATCGTTGTATTACCGCTTGTCTAGGTCAATGCTTAGGGCACGAAGAATTCAAATATGATACTTGTAAAAGCTACTTAACCCAGAAAAAAGGAGAACTCACCGACCAAGAACAACATATTATCGCTAAAACCCCATTAGTATTTGGCTGCGATGTATGCCAAGAGGTGTGCCCTCATAATCAAGGTATTCCCACAACACCAATTCCCGAGTTCCAACAAATCGAACCACACATCGATATTAATGAACTAGAAATGCTTACAAACAAAGAGTTCAAAGCTAAATATGGGCACCGGGCATTCTCGTGGCGCGGGAAAAAAATATTAATAAGAAATCAAAATATTATTGAACGTAAATAG
- a CDS encoding xanthine dehydrogenase family protein subunit M: MLAFMKVLQPKTVEEAYELATKNKTAPMLAGGCWLRLGRRTWPAVIDMASLDLRYVREEDNEFAIGAMATQGDVERFEPLQQFCGGAVVKGVKEIVGIQFRNTATMGGSVASKFGFSDIIPALLAVHADIVTFKGGRMSMQDYMKYRERDILVEIRIPKVEVPVAVEALRISRGDFPVLTGAIRRDDKGVELYIGTRPGVPQLAEKASALLSEKGLAAAKEAGQLASEELVYQSNSHASKEYRMEMVKAMVQRLAKEVAQ; this comes from the coding sequence ATGTTAGCATTTATGAAAGTATTACAACCGAAGACGGTGGAAGAGGCTTATGAATTAGCCACAAAAAACAAAACTGCCCCAATGCTAGCTGGCGGCTGTTGGTTGCGTTTAGGTCGACGCACATGGCCTGCAGTGATTGATATGGCTAGTCTTGACTTGCGTTATGTTCGTGAAGAGGATAACGAATTTGCCATTGGTGCTATGGCAACGCAAGGTGATGTGGAACGTTTTGAGCCATTACAACAATTCTGTGGTGGTGCTGTTGTTAAAGGTGTTAAGGAAATTGTTGGCATTCAATTCCGCAACACAGCTACTATGGGTGGATCTGTAGCAAGTAAATTCGGCTTTTCTGATATAATTCCAGCTCTATTGGCAGTACATGCAGACATCGTTACTTTTAAAGGTGGCCGCATGTCCATGCAAGACTATATGAAATATAGAGAACGTGATATCCTCGTAGAAATTCGCATTCCTAAAGTAGAGGTACCTGTAGCTGTTGAGGCTCTTCGTATCTCTCGTGGCGACTTCCCAGTATTAACAGGTGCTATTCGCCGTGATGATAAAGGTGTTGAATTGTATATCGGTACAAGACCTGGCGTGCCTCAATTAGCAGAAAAAGCAAGTGCTTTGCTTTCAGAAAAAGGATTGGCTGCAGCAAAAGAAGCAGGTCAATTAGCATCTGAAGAATTAGTTTACCAATCTAACTCTCATGCGTCTAAAGAATACCGAATGGAAATGGTAAAAGCAATGGTTCAACGCTTGGCTAAGGAGGTGGCACAATAA
- a CDS encoding molybdopterin cofactor-binding domain-containing protein yields the protein MNKHIGKSYDKVDYKGILSGKPSYTGDFVPKDALVIKVLRSPHAQARIKSIDTSKAKLIPGVEAIFTHEDVPNTRFTLAGQTYPEPSAYDALILDPVVRYVGDEVALVVAKDEATALKAMPLIKVEYEVQKPVLDMHTAIDHETVVHPEDDIHNNIPVGQDYKRNICVSYHKRVGDIEAELAKCDYVVEGTYFDQATRQTAMEPFQSFGYIDALGRVVIVSSTQIVFHVRRHIARALGIPATKIRVIKPRIGGGFGSKQTACTEIMTAFVAWTLKKPCYLLYDRTEAQTCSTTRHAREWKIRVGATKDGLIKVIDMDSITDAGAHATHCFTTTTAGEHKSIPLYNKATAIHYGTEGVYMNHTPGGAFRGYGATEALWPLECAVNNLADKMGVDPAELRQKNLIAQGEQSLVYAPDEYLDSGLFQDTVNRVKEMARWDERPHSWDIDERYRGGLGMALALQGSGVANIDVASVEIRLGDDGNYTLYTGSSDMGMGSNTVLTQMACEVIGCPMEYMTVVESDTDIVPFDPGSYASSTTYVTGTAAKMAAEELRTKIIAKFAQFFNTDVENIDFDGVVATTKDGSQTMDIHQLAPKLLVGVNAEQLSGFATWGSHTSPPPFMATIAEVKVDKQTGKVIPLHTYSCIDCGTVINPKLARVQVEGGVVQAIGMALYEDVRYSNNGRLETNNLMTYKIPTRQDIGELHVDFVESYEPTGGFGAKSIGEVVINTASPAIQHAIKNAVGADVRTLPMTPEKVFMAMDEKYKV from the coding sequence ATGAATAAGCACATCGGTAAGTCCTATGACAAAGTTGACTATAAAGGTATCTTGTCTGGTAAACCATCTTATACAGGTGATTTTGTTCCAAAAGATGCGCTCGTTATTAAGGTACTTCGTAGCCCTCATGCACAGGCGCGCATTAAATCTATCGATACATCTAAAGCTAAATTGATTCCAGGCGTTGAAGCAATCTTCACACATGAAGATGTGCCGAATACCCGCTTTACATTGGCCGGTCAAACATATCCAGAACCATCTGCTTATGATGCTCTCATCTTGGATCCTGTAGTTCGCTATGTAGGCGATGAAGTGGCTCTTGTTGTGGCAAAAGATGAAGCTACAGCACTTAAAGCGATGCCTCTCATCAAGGTTGAATACGAAGTACAAAAACCTGTACTCGATATGCATACGGCTATCGACCATGAAACTGTAGTTCACCCTGAAGATGATATTCACAACAATATCCCTGTAGGTCAAGATTACAAACGCAATATTTGCGTATCTTATCATAAACGAGTTGGTGATATTGAAGCTGAACTTGCAAAATGTGATTATGTAGTAGAAGGTACTTACTTTGACCAAGCGACACGCCAAACAGCGATGGAACCGTTCCAAAGCTTTGGTTATATAGATGCATTGGGCCGCGTAGTTATCGTATCTTCCACGCAAATCGTATTCCATGTACGCCGACATATTGCGCGTGCACTTGGTATTCCTGCCACAAAGATTCGCGTAATCAAACCTCGTATCGGCGGTGGCTTCGGTTCTAAACAAACGGCTTGTACAGAAATCATGACAGCGTTTGTGGCATGGACATTGAAGAAACCTTGCTATCTCTTATACGATCGTACAGAAGCGCAAACTTGCTCTACTACACGTCATGCTCGTGAATGGAAAATCCGCGTAGGTGCTACAAAAGATGGTCTTATCAAGGTAATTGATATGGATTCCATTACTGATGCTGGTGCTCATGCAACTCACTGCTTCACTACAACTACAGCAGGTGAGCATAAGTCCATTCCTTTATACAATAAAGCGACAGCAATTCACTACGGTACAGAAGGCGTATACATGAACCATACACCGGGTGGTGCATTCCGCGGTTATGGTGCTACCGAAGCACTGTGGCCACTAGAGTGTGCAGTTAATAACTTGGCGGACAAAATGGGTGTAGACCCTGCTGAATTGCGTCAAAAGAACTTGATTGCTCAAGGTGAACAAAGCTTGGTATACGCTCCAGATGAATATCTTGATTCTGGTTTGTTCCAAGACACTGTAAATCGCGTAAAAGAAATGGCTCGTTGGGATGAACGTCCTCATTCTTGGGATATTGATGAACGCTATCGTGGCGGCCTTGGTATGGCGTTGGCATTGCAAGGTTCTGGCGTTGCTAATATTGACGTCGCATCTGTAGAAATTCGCCTTGGTGATGATGGTAACTATACATTGTACACTGGCTCTTCCGATATGGGCATGGGTTCTAATACAGTGTTGACTCAAATGGCTTGCGAAGTCATCGGTTGTCCTATGGAATACATGACTGTTGTCGAATCCGATACAGACATCGTACCATTTGACCCAGGTTCCTATGCGTCTAGTACAACATACGTAACTGGTACGGCGGCTAAGATGGCTGCTGAAGAATTACGCACTAAGATTATTGCTAAGTTCGCTCAATTCTTCAATACAGATGTAGAAAACATCGACTTTGATGGCGTTGTGGCTACTACAAAAGATGGTTCTCAAACAATGGATATCCATCAATTGGCTCCAAAATTATTGGTAGGCGTTAATGCTGAACAATTGTCTGGTTTTGCTACATGGGGCAGTCATACATCCCCACCTCCATTCATGGCAACTATTGCAGAGGTGAAAGTAGACAAACAAACTGGTAAGGTTATTCCTCTTCATACATATTCCTGTATCGATTGCGGTACTGTTATTAATCCTAAATTGGCTCGCGTTCAAGTTGAAGGTGGCGTGGTACAAGCTATCGGTATGGCATTATACGAAGATGTGCGTTATTCCAATAATGGTCGCTTAGAGACTAATAATCTTATGACTTATAAAATTCCAACCCGTCAAGATATCGGTGAGTTACATGTAGACTTTGTAGAATCTTACGAACCGACAGGCGGATTTGGTGCTAAATCTATTGGTGAAGTTGTTATTAATACGGCTAGTCCAGCTATTCAACATGCTATTAAAAATGCAGTTGGTGCGGACGTTCGTACATTACCTATGACACCTGAGAAGGTATTTATGGCTATGGACGAGAAATATAAAGTATAG
- a CDS encoding XdhC family protein: MNREFIEYLSARKNETLAVATILFTRGSTPRKAGTSMVVFPDGSIFGTIGGGRAENEIRLSAVDSLNKKEAHRRIEVLLDDDVAVKEGMVCGGQMDVWIETQNI, translated from the coding sequence ATGAATCGTGAGTTTATTGAATATTTAAGTGCTCGTAAAAATGAAACACTAGCTGTAGCTACAATTTTATTTACCCGTGGTTCTACACCACGTAAGGCTGGCACATCTATGGTAGTATTCCCAGATGGATCTATCTTTGGTACTATCGGTGGGGGTCGTGCTGAAAATGAAATTCGCCTAAGTGCTGTTGATTCTTTGAATAAAAAAGAAGCACATCGTCGTATCGAAGTTCTTTTAGATGATGATGTAGCTGTCAAAGAAGGTATGGTGTGCGGTGGACAAATGGATGTGTGGATTGAAACACAAAACATCTAA
- the cdaA gene encoding diadenylate cyclase CdaA, giving the protein MHIDALIHTFRLLDIADILIVAVGIYYLYKLLKDTRAVSLLKGLVMLAILNLLSHLLNLYVINWILQQSMTVLLFALPVVFQPELRRALEQLGRGRIFSKAQNVNEEEMDMAINEVMAAARVMSREHTGALIVFEREVGLNDFVDTGILIDAVLSRELIKNIFVPSTPLHDGALIIRDGRIRAAGCLLPLTEDRTLSTELGTRHRAAIGLSEQTDAVVVVVSEETGTISYTYGGHIYRHLPEDQIKEALRTFMERPRQTITGMWKWGAKK; this is encoded by the coding sequence ATGCATATTGACGCACTTATACATACCTTTAGGCTTCTTGATATCGCTGATATCTTAATCGTTGCTGTAGGTATTTATTACTTATATAAATTGCTTAAAGATACACGGGCCGTTTCTCTTTTGAAAGGTCTCGTTATGTTGGCAATTCTAAACTTATTGAGTCATTTGCTAAATCTATATGTTATCAATTGGATTTTGCAACAAAGTATGACTGTTCTTCTCTTCGCATTACCTGTAGTATTCCAACCGGAATTACGCCGTGCTTTAGAACAATTGGGCCGCGGTCGAATTTTTAGCAAGGCACAGAATGTTAATGAAGAGGAAATGGACATGGCCATCAATGAAGTGATGGCGGCAGCTCGCGTTATGTCTCGTGAGCATACAGGGGCTCTTATTGTTTTTGAACGTGAAGTGGGCCTTAATGATTTTGTGGACACAGGCATTTTGATTGATGCTGTGTTAAGCCGTGAATTAATTAAAAATATTTTCGTTCCTAGTACGCCACTTCATGATGGGGCGCTAATCATCCGCGATGGCCGTATTCGTGCAGCTGGTTGTTTGTTGCCACTAACTGAAGACCGTACATTGAGTACTGAACTTGGTACGCGTCACCGTGCAGCCATCGGTTTATCTGAACAAACAGATGCGGTCGTTGTTGTTGTCAGTGAGGAAACGGGGACAATTTCCTATACCTATGGCGGTCATATTTATCGCCATTTACCGGAAGATCAAATTAAAGAAGCATTGCGTACATTTATGGAACGCCCTCGTCAAACCATTACTGGTATGTGGAAATGGGGGGCAAAAAAATGA
- the yfbR gene encoding 5'-deoxynucleotidase has protein sequence MSSFFAFLKRMRFINRWSLMRNTETENIQEHSLEVAMVAHNLAALKNEYFGGNVDINKVAVIAMYHEVSEIFTGDMPTPIKYFDPKLRELYGEVETLAQEKMLSTLPERLQAIYKPFIVDAEESPEWPIVKAADTISAYMKCVNELKAGNDEFKEAHDSILAKLKALNMPEVDMFLETYMPALGKSLDELNYYEIK, from the coding sequence ATGAGTTCATTTTTTGCATTTTTAAAACGCATGCGCTTTATCAATCGATGGAGTCTCATGCGCAATACAGAAACAGAAAATATTCAAGAACATAGCTTAGAAGTGGCTATGGTGGCACACAATTTGGCAGCTCTTAAAAATGAATATTTTGGTGGCAATGTAGATATTAATAAAGTGGCTGTCATTGCTATGTATCATGAAGTGAGTGAAATCTTTACGGGCGATATGCCAACACCGATTAAATATTTTGATCCAAAACTCCGTGAGCTCTATGGTGAAGTTGAAACGTTGGCACAAGAGAAAATGTTGTCTACCTTGCCAGAACGATTACAAGCTATCTATAAGCCTTTTATTGTAGATGCAGAGGAGAGTCCTGAATGGCCCATCGTTAAGGCAGCAGATACAATTTCAGCGTATATGAAATGTGTGAACGAACTCAAAGCAGGAAACGATGAGTTTAAAGAAGCACATGACTCCATCTTAGCTAAACTAAAAGCACTTAACATGCCAGAAGTAGACATGTTCCTTGAAACCTATATGCCTGCTCTTGGAAAAAGTTTGGATGAACTAAACTACTATGAAATCAAATAA
- a CDS encoding XdhC family protein, whose translation METIYDVMKDRLQLTETTLMVTVLSGPRQGDKAIYAEDGSVLYGTPIEGFMVDKAKLNSLCMVGEVECFVQPVENDPSVLVLGAGHVSRAITDLLLFIGCRVTVVDDRPEYVVPEFFDERVTRKCLPLENFKNDLPLDEYNGFIIVTRAHEYDNVCLEQLRDYLPTYMGVMGSQKRIHYAFEVLREQGWTQEELDMVYAPIGLDLGAQTPEEIALSIVSEYLAVVRGKKGGSLRKGRVSHES comes from the coding sequence ATGGAAACGATCTATGATGTGATGAAAGACCGTCTTCAGCTTACAGAAACTACATTGATGGTTACTGTGTTGTCTGGTCCTCGTCAAGGGGATAAAGCAATTTATGCTGAAGATGGTAGTGTTTTGTATGGCACACCAATCGAAGGCTTTATGGTAGATAAAGCAAAGCTTAATTCTTTGTGTATGGTAGGCGAAGTAGAATGTTTTGTACAACCTGTAGAAAATGATCCGTCTGTTCTCGTATTAGGCGCTGGTCATGTGAGCCGTGCTATTACAGATTTATTACTATTCATTGGGTGTCGTGTTACTGTTGTAGATGACCGCCCAGAATATGTAGTTCCTGAATTCTTTGACGAGCGCGTAACTCGTAAATGCTTGCCCTTAGAAAACTTTAAAAATGATTTACCTCTTGATGAATATAATGGTTTTATCATTGTTACACGTGCTCATGAGTATGACAATGTATGTTTAGAACAATTGCGCGATTACTTGCCAACATATATGGGTGTTATGGGCAGTCAAAAGCGCATTCATTATGCATTTGAAGTGTTGCGTGAACAAGGTTGGACACAAGAAGAATTAGATATGGTATATGCACCAATTGGTCTAGACTTAGGTGCACAAACTCCTGAGGAGATTGCATTATCTATCGTTAGCGAATATTTGGCAGTGGTGCGTGGTAAAAAAGGCGGCTCATTGCGGAAAGGTAGAGTGAGCCATGAATCGTGA
- the yqeC gene encoding selenium cofactor biosynthesis protein YqeC, translated as MTSQTSYWNRLIQPGVVALVGAGGKTTVLSKLVEYGRLKGQPIVVTTTTRLYESQVAHYEPIYTRNINEADEYCTDRILRGYCGAWFSGITGTKVDSLDCDLIDGLAKLHPNWQIVVEADGAKEKWLKAPKTTEPVIPSLTKTTIGLVNLQMLGAPLDDEHVHNIELVQDIVKRDMGAIVTPRMLADLVLHKQGLFQYSKGKKILFCTGYETVQHRIIDDFIDHIVDSDISDIILADGYKASCEIRRIIQCR; from the coding sequence ATGACATCACAAACATCCTATTGGAATCGATTGATTCAGCCGGGAGTCGTGGCCCTCGTTGGGGCTGGCGGTAAAACGACTGTGCTTTCAAAATTAGTAGAATATGGACGGCTGAAAGGTCAGCCCATCGTAGTTACGACTACGACTCGACTCTATGAATCTCAAGTGGCTCATTATGAACCGATTTATACTCGAAATATTAATGAAGCTGATGAATATTGTACTGATCGTATTTTGCGTGGATATTGTGGTGCGTGGTTCTCTGGCATTACAGGAACAAAAGTGGACTCCTTAGATTGTGATCTTATCGATGGTTTAGCAAAATTGCATCCGAACTGGCAAATTGTAGTGGAAGCAGATGGGGCAAAGGAAAAATGGCTTAAGGCGCCTAAGACGACTGAACCAGTCATCCCATCTCTCACAAAGACTACGATTGGTCTTGTGAATTTACAAATGTTAGGAGCGCCGCTTGATGATGAGCACGTGCATAACATCGAGCTCGTTCAAGATATTGTGAAACGCGATATGGGTGCCATTGTAACGCCACGCATGTTGGCTGATCTTGTGCTCCATAAACAAGGTTTATTCCAATACAGTAAAGGTAAAAAAATTCTGTTCTGTACTGGTTATGAAACGGTGCAACATCGTATCATTGATGATTTTATAGATCATATTGTAGATAGCGACATTTCCGATATCATCTTAGCTGATGGATACAAAGCAAGTTGTGAAATCCGTCGCATTATTCAATGTCGGTAG